Part of the Acidobacteriota bacterium genome is shown below.
CATTCCCGCGAAACATTCAGGTGACCCTGGAACTGCGGGCGGATCCGGCCGTGGTCCGCGGCGATCGCAATCAACTCTACCAGGCGCTCATGAATCTGGCCATCAACGCCCGCGACGCCATGCCCGACGGCGGGACCCTGACGTTCACCACCGCCGTGGCCCGGTTATCTGAAGCAGACAGCCAGGTGTTGCACCTAAAACGCGCGGGGGACTACCTGGCGGTGGAGGTTTCGGACACCGGCCCGGGCATCGACCCCAAGGTGCTTCCCCACATCTTTGAGCCGTTCTACAGCACGAAAACCGCGGGCCAGCCAGCCGGTCTGGGTTTGCCCATGGTGTACGGGACCGTCCAGAATCATGGCGGTGGGATTCACGTGGAAACCCGGGCCGGCTGCGGCACATCCTTTCGCCTGTACCTGCCGCTGCAAGCGGAACCTGCTGAAGCCGAAGCGGCTGGTGCGGCGCCGGCGCCGGTCGTGGGGCGGGTGCTGGTCCTGGACACCGAGGAGCTGGTGGCTCTCTTCCTCCAAAAGTTGCTGCAGGCACGGGATTTCACCGTGACTGTCTTCAACGATCCCCACAAAGCCCTGGCCTTCTGTCAGGGCGAAACCGTCCCCGTCGACCTGGCCATCATGGATCTGAGCATGGACGAGAGTCGGGGTCGCGCCGTATTCGACGCCATCCGCCGGACCTGGCCCCAGGTGCCCGTGATCATCACCAGCGGCTATGCCTCCGAGGAATGGATCCAGGAGATCCTCAACGCCGGCGCCGTCGAGTATCTGCCCAAACCGTTCCAATCCGGGGATGTGTTGGCGATGATCCAGTCCGTGCTGGCCCGGCGCTGACACCGGGCACGGACCGGATCAGGGTGTGGACGGTTTCAGCGCCACCGTCACCGTCGCCAGATTCTGCTCATAGTTGCCCTGGAACGCGTACTGCAACGCGTAGCCGGCTTGGCCGTTCGTGTACGACAGCACGCCGGATCCCGATCGGTTGTTGGCCAGGGGGGTGATCTTGTACACCGTCCAGCGATTGTCGGGCGAAGCGTCCAGGTTCAGGTTGACGCCGAGCTGTTCTTGAAAATCAAAGTACATTCGGCCCACCGCGGCCGCATCAGTCAGGCGGTAAACCGCGGTGATGATCGGCCGGCCGGCGACCCGGGCGGTGAAGCGGGCGAGGGGAACGTCAGGCAGAGGAAAACTGTGCCGTTCCATGAATGCAGTGAACTCGCTCGCCTGGGTGATGGCCGCAAGATCCACGGTTTCCTCGATGCGGGGGCTCGGGGGCAGCTCGCGCTTATGCTCCTCGTCACCGGTGGCCCAACCAGCCCAGGACAGTCCGGCGGCCAGCGCCACCCACCACCACCGTCCCAGTGGCCGGCGATTGCCCATGCGCCGGACCGTCTGCTTGCGTTCCACGGGTTGCGCCATGTCGCCCGCCTCAGAACCGCGGCGCCTGGTGCCACCGCCACGCCGTGGCCAGGATTTCGTCGATGGATGAATGGGTGCATTGCCAGCCGAGCAGTGCGACGGCGCGGTCGGCCGCCGCCACGAGCACCGGTGGATCACCCGCGCGGCGGGGTCCGAGCGTGCGTTTGACCGGCCGCCCGGCCACGGCCTCCAGCCGGCGGATCACCTCCAGCACCGAGTACCCGTGACCGGTTCCCAGATTCAGGGCGAAGCTCCCGTCGGTCGCGTCCAGGCGGTCCAGCGCCCGGACGTGGGCGTCGGCCAAATCGGTCACGTGGATGTAATCGCGGATGCAGGTGCCGTCGGGTGTGGGATAGTCTTCGCCGAACACTGTGAGGTTGAATCCGGGGTCCAGCACCGCGCGGATGATCAGGGGAATCAGGTGGGTTTCCGGATCATGGCTTTCGCCCAACCGGCCCTCGGGATCGGCGCCCGCCGCGTTGAAATAGCGGAGCGCGGCGTAGCGGAGCCCGTAGGCCTCATGGTAGCGGTGCAGGATCCGCTCGATGAACAGATTGGACTCCCCGTACGGATTGACCGGGTTCTGGGGATGATCCTCGGGAATGGGCACCCGGACAGGGTCGCCGTAGGTGGCGCAGGTGGACGAAAAAACGAAGCGGTGACAGCGGGTATCCACCATCGCGCCCAGCACGTTGAGCGTCGTGGCCAGGTTGTCTTCAAAGTACTTGCGTGGATTGATCACCGACTCGCCCACGTAACAGTGGGCGGCGAAATGGATCACGGCATCGGGCCGGACGGCCGCGAACACCGCGGCGACCGCCTCGCGGCGGCGCAGGTCCAGCTCGTAGAACTCGGCGTCGAGGACCGCCGCGCGGTGGCCGGTGGACAGGTCATCCAGGACATGCACCGCCATGCCGCGGTGTCTGAGACACTGCACCGTGTGGCTGCCGATGTAGCCGGCGCCGCCGGTGACAATGACCTTCATGCCGCGCCTCCCGCCGGGTCCGCCAGCACGCGCCGGAAGTACTCGACGGTGGGTATGAGGCCCTCCGCGAGCGGGGTGCGCGGTTCCCAGCCGAGCCGGGCCTGCGCCAGGGTGATGTCGGGTCGCCGGCGTTCCGGATCGTCCGGGGGGAGCGGTCGGTGCTCCACCGGCGAGGACGAGCCGGTGAGCCGGAGCACCGCGTCGGCCAGCTCTCGGATGGTGAACTCCTCGGGATTGCCCAGGTTGACGGGGCCGATGAAATCGTCGCCGTTGTTCATCATCCGGATCAGCCCGTCCAGCATGTCGGCAATGAAGCA
Proteins encoded:
- a CDS encoding response regulator — its product is MTLELRADPAVVRGDRNQLYQALMNLAINARDAMPDGGTLTFTTAVARLSEADSQVLHLKRAGDYLAVEVSDTGPGIDPKVLPHIFEPFYSTKTAGQPAGLGLPMVYGTVQNHGGGIHVETRAGCGTSFRLYLPLQAEPAEAEAAGAAPAPVVGRVLVLDTEELVALFLQKLLQARDFTVTVFNDPHKALAFCQGETVPVDLAIMDLSMDESRGRAVFDAIRRTWPQVPVIITSGYASEEWIQEILNAGAVEYLPKPFQSGDVLAMIQSVLARR
- the galE gene encoding UDP-glucose 4-epimerase GalE, whose protein sequence is MKVIVTGGAGYIGSHTVQCLRHRGMAVHVLDDLSTGHRAAVLDAEFYELDLRRREAVAAVFAAVRPDAVIHFAAHCYVGESVINPRKYFEDNLATTLNVLGAMVDTRCHRFVFSSTCATYGDPVRVPIPEDHPQNPVNPYGESNLFIERILHRYHEAYGLRYAALRYFNAAGADPEGRLGESHDPETHLIPLIIRAVLDPGFNLTVFGEDYPTPDGTCIRDYIHVTDLADAHVRALDRLDATDGSFALNLGTGHGYSVLEVIRRLEAVAGRPVKRTLGPRRAGDPPVLVAAADRAVALLGWQCTHSSIDEILATAWRWHQAPRF